A DNA window from Maribellus comscasis contains the following coding sequences:
- a CDS encoding SusC/RagA family TonB-linked outer membrane protein has product MKKKEPRLKIGETGFRFINFFFFWNLFFVFMLFSASIFAQGTKTITGTVADLLGQPLPGATVVEQGTTNGTVTNSDGFYTINVNENATLAFSFVGMKPQIAKVGNQNQINIMLEEESIGLEEVVAIGYGTQSRKTLTTAISKYETEELNNIAVNNVADGLKGKVAGVRVYSSSGQPGETPSIRIRGGSSINYSNSPLILIDGLERGLDEVNPKDIESIEVLKDAAATAIYGSRASNGVVLVTTKKGDTSGAPKITFESTLSYQNIERYYDLCNAEEYLTLERLGIERGPNASWNSTYGYGASTNNDENSIYTTRYLETGETVPSGWKTMPDPVDPSKTLVFQDNDFADIIFNPTLRQNYYIGASGGTNALKYAGGISYTDDKGVSIGTGWKQFSARANTSINLSEKVKLSTSFDFHENTSEAYDSQVNAITRALYSAPTQRLYNDDGTPTRGFNATSPNPLWWEYYHDGSTIKQGFNVAATLDWNITKHLLATFSGNKNTLTSQSDTFEKANEFNGSRPAESSFSQTRKEQLEGVLNYSNSLGKNNFQGMVGLSYLDVRYKYLYAYAYGGSTDKISTLNAAPTAGDATSTKTEDVLIGYFARLAYDYDKKYLLSASVRRDGSSRFGDNKKWALFPSVSLGWIITEEDFMKNQNTISTLKLRSSLGQTGNNAISLNAAQGVYSPTYKYNGNAGIRNTSMANQDLTWETTTQYDLGLDAGLFKNRLTFLIDGFNKKTDDLLFAKELPNTSGFSSITTNIGTVRYYGFDFQISSTNIKKNDFTWSTDFTWSYVKNKVVKLPDNGRDKNRIGGYQLPDGSAFGGIAEGEPLDRFYGFKVDYLIDNFEQAENALYDQYAVGYDYRDGTTVKGRKMPGDYEWIDRNGDGEITSVDVFELGRTTPHTTGGLNNTVKYKNFTFRLFLDWAMGHSMMDVGFKYHMMSTFNSNANPVTQALDAWKEEGDAAKTKWARFAPHDSKENWNYRRDSDAVTFKGDYLCIREISVAYDIPSKLLKRTGFKNANIFISGNNLHYFTEVLATPPEVSTNNYSSSTGYPPVRRINFGIKVTY; this is encoded by the coding sequence ATGAAAAAAAAAGAACCTAGACTTAAAATTGGCGAAACTGGATTTCGCTTCATTAACTTTTTCTTTTTCTGGAACTTGTTTTTTGTTTTCATGCTTTTTTCAGCAAGTATATTTGCTCAGGGAACAAAAACAATTACAGGAACAGTTGCTGATCTTTTAGGGCAACCACTGCCTGGAGCCACTGTGGTAGAACAAGGTACCACAAATGGAACCGTAACAAATAGTGACGGTTTTTATACCATTAATGTTAATGAAAATGCAACTTTAGCCTTTAGCTTTGTTGGGATGAAACCTCAAATAGCCAAAGTAGGAAACCAAAACCAAATCAATATTATGTTAGAGGAAGAATCTATCGGTTTGGAAGAAGTTGTGGCTATAGGCTATGGAACTCAGTCAAGAAAAACATTGACCACAGCTATTTCCAAATACGAAACCGAAGAACTTAACAATATTGCGGTAAACAATGTTGCAGACGGATTAAAAGGAAAAGTTGCAGGTGTTCGGGTTTATAGTTCTTCCGGACAGCCGGGAGAAACACCAAGCATCCGGATACGTGGCGGATCTTCTATTAATTACAGCAATTCTCCATTAATACTCATTGATGGATTAGAACGGGGATTAGATGAAGTAAACCCTAAAGATATAGAATCTATCGAAGTACTAAAAGATGCTGCAGCAACCGCTATTTATGGCTCCAGGGCTTCTAACGGAGTTGTTTTGGTTACTACAAAAAAAGGAGACACCTCCGGGGCTCCAAAAATTACTTTCGAATCAACATTATCCTATCAAAATATCGAAAGATATTACGATTTATGTAATGCTGAAGAATATTTGACACTTGAAAGACTGGGTATTGAAAGAGGCCCCAATGCTTCATGGAATTCAACATATGGCTATGGAGCCAGTACAAATAACGATGAGAATTCAATTTATACAACAAGATATTTGGAAACCGGCGAAACAGTACCCTCCGGATGGAAAACAATGCCCGACCCCGTGGACCCTTCAAAAACACTTGTCTTCCAGGATAATGATTTTGCCGATATCATTTTTAACCCAACCTTACGTCAAAACTATTATATAGGTGCTTCCGGCGGCACAAATGCTCTGAAATATGCCGGAGGAATAAGTTATACTGATGATAAAGGTGTGTCAATAGGTACCGGATGGAAACAGTTTTCTGCCCGTGCAAATACCAGTATAAATCTATCAGAAAAAGTCAAATTATCAACTAGTTTTGACTTTCATGAAAACACATCAGAAGCCTATGATTCTCAGGTAAATGCTATAACAAGAGCACTTTATAGTGCACCTACTCAAAGATTGTATAATGACGACGGAACCCCAACAAGAGGATTTAATGCTACTTCGCCGAATCCACTATGGTGGGAATATTATCATGATGGAAGTACAATAAAACAAGGGTTTAATGTAGCCGCTACGCTGGACTGGAACATTACAAAACATTTGCTGGCAACATTTTCAGGAAATAAAAATACTTTAACATCTCAATCAGACACATTTGAAAAAGCAAATGAATTCAACGGAAGCCGACCAGCAGAATCAAGCTTTTCACAAACAAGGAAAGAACAGCTTGAAGGTGTTTTGAATTATTCAAATTCATTAGGTAAAAATAATTTTCAAGGTATGGTTGGGCTTTCGTACCTGGACGTCAGATATAAATATTTATATGCTTATGCCTATGGTGGAAGCACTGATAAAATATCGACCCTAAATGCGGCCCCAACAGCAGGAGATGCCACTTCAACAAAAACAGAAGATGTATTAATTGGATATTTTGCTCGTCTGGCTTACGATTATGATAAAAAGTACCTTTTGTCAGCATCAGTCAGAAGAGATGGTTCTTCCAGATTTGGAGACAATAAAAAATGGGCGCTATTCCCCAGTGTTTCTTTAGGCTGGATAATTACAGAGGAAGATTTTATGAAAAACCAGAATACTATTTCTACTTTGAAATTGCGAAGCAGCTTAGGACAAACTGGAAATAATGCTATTTCGTTGAATGCCGCCCAGGGTGTATACTCTCCAACATACAAATACAACGGAAATGCAGGCATCAGAAATACTTCCATGGCCAACCAGGATTTAACATGGGAAACTACAACACAATACGATTTGGGATTGGATGCAGGTTTGTTTAAAAACAGGTTAACATTTTTAATTGATGGATTTAACAAAAAAACCGACGATTTATTATTCGCCAAAGAATTGCCCAACACAAGCGGTTTTTCAAGTATTACCACAAACATTGGAACAGTGAGGTATTACGGATTTGATTTCCAAATTTCATCAACCAATATAAAGAAAAATGACTTTACATGGTCAACCGATTTTACATGGAGTTATGTGAAAAATAAAGTAGTGAAACTACCTGATAACGGAAGGGACAAAAACCGAATTGGAGGCTACCAATTGCCTGATGGTTCAGCATTTGGAGGGATTGCTGAAGGTGAGCCACTCGATCGTTTTTATGGTTTCAAAGTAGACTATCTCATTGACAATTTTGAACAGGCTGAAAATGCTCTGTACGACCAATATGCCGTTGGTTACGACTATAGAGACGGCACTACAGTAAAAGGCAGGAAAATGCCTGGTGATTACGAATGGATAGACAGAAACGGAGACGGTGAAATAACATCGGTTGATGTTTTCGAACTAGGACGTACAACGCCACACACAACAGGCGGGTTGAACAACACCGTTAAATATAAAAATTTCACCTTCAGGCTATTCCTCGATTGGGCCATGGGACACTCTATGATGGATGTTGGATTTAAATACCATATGATGAGTACTTTCAATTCAAACGCTAACCCTGTAACACAGGCTCTGGATGCATGGAAAGAAGAAGGTGATGCCGCCAAAACAAAATGGGCACGATTTGCTCCGCATGACAGTAAAGAAAACTGGAATTACAGGCGAGATAGCGATGCCGTAACATTCAAAGGAGATTATTTATGTATAAGGGAAATTTCAGTTGCTTATGACATCCCTTCAAAACTCCTAAAAAGAACCGGATTTAAAAATGCCAATATTTTCATTTCCGGAAATAACCTGCATTATTTTACAGAAGTGCTTGCCACTCCTCCTGAAGTTTCTACCAACAATTACAGCTCTTCCACCGGGTATCCACCTGTACGCAGGATTAATTTTGGTATTAAAGTAACGTATTAA
- a CDS encoding dihydrodipicolinate synthase family protein, whose amino-acid sequence MKLKKINGLIAAPFTPMNEDGSINLTVIEKYAEKLKKDGLKGVFICGTTGEGMLLTNSERKTITKKWLEQQTDDFKIIVHVGTTSAKQSGELAIHAQKSGAYAIGSMGPVFLKPTQTEELVDFCAEVAGAAPDLPFYYYHIPSVSGVTLSMVEFLQKAAPVIPNLAGIKFTHNNFMEMQQCLQLDDGKWDILSGFDEMLLAGLAFGAKGTVGSTYNFMAPLYNQIINAFKNKNLAEARAMQNKTVQIINILLKYNGAVVAGKALMKSVGIDCGKCRVPLRNMTEIEYNNFINEIKSVGFYNLINPTNL is encoded by the coding sequence ATGAAATTAAAAAAAATAAATGGACTCATCGCGGCGCCGTTTACGCCAATGAATGAAGACGGGTCGATTAACCTCACTGTTATTGAAAAATATGCCGAAAAGCTAAAAAAAGACGGACTTAAGGGAGTCTTTATTTGCGGAACTACCGGCGAAGGAATGTTATTGACCAATAGTGAACGTAAAACAATTACTAAGAAATGGCTTGAACAGCAAACTGATGATTTTAAAATAATAGTTCATGTCGGAACGACTTCTGCAAAGCAATCAGGCGAATTGGCGATACACGCGCAAAAATCGGGAGCGTATGCTATCGGTTCTATGGGACCGGTATTTTTAAAACCAACCCAAACTGAAGAACTTGTCGATTTTTGTGCGGAAGTGGCTGGAGCTGCTCCTGACTTGCCATTTTATTATTACCATATTCCCTCTGTTTCAGGGGTTACCCTGTCTATGGTTGAATTTCTGCAAAAAGCAGCACCGGTAATTCCCAACCTGGCCGGGATAAAATTCACCCATAACAATTTTATGGAAATGCAGCAATGCCTTCAACTCGATGATGGGAAATGGGATATTTTAAGCGGATTTGATGAAATGCTTTTAGCCGGTTTGGCTTTTGGGGCGAAGGGCACTGTTGGCAGCACATATAATTTTATGGCTCCTTTATACAATCAGATCATTAATGCTTTCAAAAATAAAAATTTGGCAGAAGCGAGAGCTATGCAAAACAAAACAGTGCAAATTATAAATATTCTTTTAAAATACAATGGCGCTGTTGTAGCTGGGAAAGCCTTAATGAAATCCGTAGGTATTGATTGTGGAAAATGTCGTGTTCCTTTGAGAAATATGACTGAAATTGAATATAATAATTTTATAAATGAAATTAAAAGTGTAGGGTTTTACAATCTAATAAACCCAACAAATTTATAG
- a CDS encoding FadR/GntR family transcriptional regulator: MKTGLSTTTLADQVEEKIIEYIKENHLVPGDSLPNEMQFSEMLGTSRNVVREAMSRLRMLGLIQSRTKRGIVVTEPPLLNGFKKVLDPNLLSIKTIKEMMGMRIALEIGIAEFLFANITEKKIEELEQIVSRQQAIGINNLSVEDEMIFHTKIYEIAGNDFILQFNRIMHPVFEFSKQNYESYFLPVNEKLNQKGEIIRHTDLLNFIKNRDKEGYQNAMQKHLKPYWEFLYNYD, translated from the coding sequence ATGAAAACAGGTTTATCAACAACTACGCTTGCCGATCAGGTTGAGGAAAAAATCATTGAATACATCAAGGAAAACCATTTGGTTCCGGGAGATTCGCTTCCAAATGAAATGCAATTTTCTGAAATGCTCGGTACCAGCAGAAATGTAGTTCGCGAAGCCATGAGCCGCTTACGGATGTTAGGACTTATTCAATCGCGTACAAAAAGAGGAATTGTTGTTACAGAACCTCCTCTTTTAAACGGTTTCAAAAAGGTTTTAGACCCTAATCTATTGAGTATTAAAACCATCAAAGAAATGATGGGAATGCGGATCGCCTTAGAAATCGGCATCGCGGAATTTCTTTTTGCAAATATCACAGAAAAAAAAATTGAGGAGCTCGAGCAAATTGTCTCCCGGCAGCAAGCTATCGGTATAAATAATCTTTCTGTAGAAGATGAAATGATTTTTCATACTAAAATATATGAAATTGCAGGCAATGATTTTATTCTTCAATTTAACCGGATAATGCACCCCGTTTTTGAATTTTCAAAACAAAATTATGAAAGTTATTTTTTACCCGTCAACGAAAAGCTAAACCAAAAAGGTGAAATTATCAGACACACAGATCTTTTGAATTTTATTAAAAATCGCGATAAAGAAGGTTACCAAAATGCCATGCAAAAGCACCTTAAACCTTACTGGGAATTTTTATACAATTACGATTAA
- a CDS encoding diflavin oxidoreductase: MLTTAIKKIFGKKKLSPTELTVLFGGHSGNSEFIAKESFKYFKQNGINARLADMSKYNFDRLPEENFLLVVVSTHGEGEPPSEARKFYRRLFANDTPDLKKLRFSVCALGDSSYEKFCQTGKEIDQRLEELGASRFLERVDCDVEFNQTAAQWVSTFLGKYRSGKPKNTAANIQRNNNKEYFGATVKNRYALDKTAEPLVYHLVLTVDDKNFNYLPGDSVSIVPQNPAALVSALIEKLGSTPENQVTYKDKNYTLEELLTKRIEITTISKRLLERYLKISKNPELKKLLSDEKKFRNYLETSDAIDLLTDFPWKGNLDELSEIFRPIQPRLYSVASSIKSNPDELHLMVKLICLQVHERTRLGACSSYLNQWIKPGTRIKLKVIPNKAFRLPKSNQPIIMIGAGTGIAPFRAFMQELVAENQNNPAWLIFGEKHAHRDFFYQEEWQDLFDKSTLTRFDVAFSRDSAKKIYVQHQLEKHAILFYEWLESGAHVYVCGSVKMGHDVRKAAISSLSEVLQPGAKAVAYIEKLEEDDRWHEDLY; encoded by the coding sequence ATGTTAACAACAGCTATAAAAAAAATATTTGGCAAAAAGAAGCTATCTCCAACCGAACTGACCGTACTCTTTGGCGGACATTCGGGAAACTCGGAGTTTATCGCCAAGGAATCGTTCAAATATTTCAAACAAAACGGAATTAATGCCCGATTGGCTGACATGTCAAAATACAACTTTGACCGTCTGCCGGAAGAAAATTTCCTGTTAGTCGTTGTAAGTACGCATGGCGAAGGAGAACCCCCTTCAGAAGCCAGAAAATTTTATCGAAGATTGTTTGCCAACGACACTCCGGATTTAAAAAAACTCCGTTTTTCAGTATGTGCATTGGGTGACAGCAGCTATGAAAAATTCTGTCAAACCGGAAAAGAAATTGACCAGCGCCTGGAAGAATTGGGTGCCTCGCGTTTTTTGGAAAGAGTAGACTGCGATGTAGAGTTTAACCAAACGGCAGCGCAATGGGTTTCAACTTTTTTGGGAAAATACCGGTCTGGGAAACCGAAAAATACAGCAGCAAATATTCAGCGAAACAATAACAAGGAATATTTTGGCGCTACTGTTAAAAATCGTTACGCGCTGGATAAAACAGCAGAGCCACTTGTGTATCACCTTGTTTTAACCGTTGACGACAAAAATTTCAATTACCTCCCGGGAGACTCGGTGAGTATTGTTCCGCAAAACCCGGCAGCGTTAGTTAGTGCGCTAATTGAAAAATTAGGAAGCACGCCCGAAAATCAAGTGACATATAAAGACAAAAATTATACGTTGGAAGAACTTCTGACAAAAAGGATAGAAATTACAACAATCAGTAAAAGATTGCTGGAGAGGTATCTCAAGATTTCCAAAAATCCGGAATTAAAAAAACTCTTGTCCGATGAAAAAAAATTCCGCAACTATCTGGAAACATCTGATGCAATTGATTTGCTCACCGATTTTCCCTGGAAAGGCAACCTTGATGAGCTATCTGAAATTTTTCGTCCGATTCAGCCACGGCTGTATTCTGTAGCATCCAGTATTAAATCCAACCCGGACGAGTTGCACCTCATGGTAAAACTGATTTGTTTGCAGGTTCACGAAAGAACGCGTTTAGGGGCTTGTTCGTCATATTTAAACCAATGGATAAAACCCGGAACCCGGATAAAGCTAAAAGTTATTCCAAACAAAGCGTTCCGTCTGCCAAAAAGCAATCAACCCATAATAATGATTGGAGCCGGGACAGGTATTGCCCCTTTCCGTGCGTTTATGCAGGAACTGGTTGCGGAAAACCAAAATAACCCGGCCTGGTTAATTTTTGGAGAAAAACACGCACACAGGGATTTTTTCTATCAGGAAGAATGGCAAGACCTGTTTGACAAAAGCACACTTACTCGTTTTGATGTCGCATTTTCAAGAGATTCTGCAAAAAAAATATATGTACAGCATCAACTGGAAAAACACGCCATACTTTTTTACGAATGGCTGGAAAGCGGAGCGCATGTTTATGTCTGTGGCTCAGTAAAAATGGGGCACGATGTCCGAAAAGCAGCTATTTCAAGTCTTTCCGAAGTTCTTCAACCAGGCGCAAAGGCCGTTGCATATATTGAAAAACTGGAGGAAGATGACAGATGGCACGAAGATTTGTATTAA
- a CDS encoding PepSY-associated TM helix domain-containing protein, producing MIKNWIGKIHLWLGLASGIIVFIVSVTGCIYVFNQEFTKLARKEAIYVTKPSVSKILSPSQLFENAQELLGEKKIGWVNIYNKPDKSWVFSSYKGNSEATTYFNMIDHYESVYVDPYSGETTGSYDEKTDFFNIVKYLHWSLLLSTKIGQPIVGWSTLIFVILLISGLVLWWPKSFKSAKNLFWIRWKKSTSAKRKNYDLHNVLGFYSLIFALIIALTGMVWAFKWFQAVVYVAASGTTVPPAVEVKQSVPTQVEDSKAIDFAFQQTLQKYSQAAQFRIVPPADSLAALNIYVGDKEGVYYKTHQLQFDQYSGELLSERTHNDKNFGEKLITANYDIHVGAILGIPGKILAFIVSLVCASLPVTGFLVWWNKRKTRKKPLFQ from the coding sequence ATGATAAAAAACTGGATTGGAAAAATACACTTGTGGCTGGGATTGGCGTCAGGAATTATTGTATTTATTGTTTCAGTAACCGGTTGTATTTATGTATTTAATCAGGAGTTCACAAAACTTGCCCGAAAAGAAGCAATTTATGTAACAAAACCTTCTGTTTCAAAGATACTTTCGCCGTCGCAACTTTTTGAAAACGCACAGGAACTTTTGGGTGAAAAAAAAATTGGTTGGGTAAATATCTACAATAAGCCCGATAAAAGCTGGGTGTTTTCCAGCTACAAAGGAAATTCAGAAGCCACAACCTATTTCAATATGATTGACCACTACGAATCAGTTTACGTCGATCCGTATTCAGGAGAAACAACCGGAAGCTATGATGAAAAAACAGACTTTTTTAACATTGTAAAATATCTTCACTGGAGTTTGCTTCTCAGCACCAAAATAGGGCAACCCATAGTTGGCTGGAGTACACTAATATTTGTGATTTTATTAATTTCCGGCTTGGTTTTATGGTGGCCCAAAAGTTTTAAAAGTGCAAAAAATCTGTTTTGGATACGATGGAAAAAAAGCACTTCTGCGAAGCGAAAAAACTACGATTTGCACAACGTACTTGGTTTTTACAGTCTTATTTTTGCTCTGATAATTGCACTCACCGGTATGGTTTGGGCTTTTAAATGGTTTCAGGCGGTTGTGTATGTCGCAGCCTCAGGAACAACTGTACCGCCTGCTGTTGAAGTAAAACAATCGGTTCCAACGCAGGTTGAAGATTCAAAAGCCATCGATTTCGCATTTCAGCAAACATTACAAAAATATTCGCAAGCTGCCCAATTCCGAATTGTACCGCCTGCCGACAGCCTGGCAGCACTTAATATTTATGTTGGCGATAAAGAGGGAGTTTACTACAAAACTCATCAGCTTCAGTTCGACCAGTATTCAGGAGAGTTGCTTAGCGAGCGAACACACAACGACAAAAATTTTGGCGAAAAACTGATAACCGCCAATTACGATATTCATGTTGGAGCAATATTGGGAATACCGGGAAAAATACTTGCTTTTATCGTAAGCCTGGTTTGTGCGTCGTTGCCCGTCACCGGATTTTTGGTGTGGTGGAACAAACGTAAAACGCGTAAAAAGCCGCTTTTCCAGTAA
- a CDS encoding TonB-dependent siderophore receptor, whose product MKKLFNLLLLLNIVTSLYAQKGRISGKVIIPEENKGSAVNIGIIGTAKGTITSPGGFYEITGITPGKYILEVSFVGLKSEQQNIEVFAGEETIVPDIVMKKAEQEISEVRVVGDNSTNYRALVSSDALKMKTPLLQIPQNIQVITKGLLDDQQAVDMLENVTRNTSGAMMIEHWGTFARINMRGFKLPAFRNGFNVDLPWGPLTEDISLVDRIEFVKGPAGFMLSSGEPGGLYNVVTKKPQLNQMNEVSLLYGSFNTLRATADMNGKLNDNGRLLYRLNIMGLTKRAHRDYEYNKRYSIAPSLKYIINDRTTLTAEYIYQHSELLVVGSAYVFSPEGMGTLPRDYTLAEPNIDPTNMREHNAFLTFTRELSDNWDFTAKVSYLDYKISGSSLWADSVTTAGIYRSIGIWDAISFAEQGQVYVNGTAETGPVSHTILAGLDIGNKEYYADWFQSGPLAGPDNPLTYDNPVHYVPSSVMPVWDRTQSIRKRAFGSYYANQSQSYTALYVQDELGFFNNRLLLTLAGRYTSFNSSSYGAGTSDNVFTSRAGANFTVDKKTSVYALYDQSFIPQSGTTKNGNPFEPVRGNDIEFGIKRNWADNNWSSALTFYVITKENVLTTDPSDINFSIQLGEAQSKGLEFDVQGEITEGLQLILNYSNTNVEITEDTDPNVVGTRLAGHARHMTNGWLKYKFSNPALNGFGLALGYQYLVDRSSWTWSAENKSEMPDYFRLDGALSWEDKQYSIGLNVYNLLDEYLYSGSAYANYYYWQTEPGVNFRLNVRYRF is encoded by the coding sequence ATGAAAAAATTATTCAATCTACTGTTATTACTAAACATCGTGACCTCACTATATGCCCAAAAAGGAAGAATAAGTGGAAAAGTTATTATTCCTGAAGAAAACAAAGGCTCCGCGGTAAATATCGGAATCATCGGAACGGCAAAGGGTACAATTACCTCGCCCGGCGGTTTTTATGAAATTACGGGTATAACTCCCGGGAAATACATTCTTGAAGTATCTTTTGTGGGCTTAAAAAGCGAACAGCAAAACATCGAAGTTTTTGCCGGCGAGGAAACCATTGTTCCCGATATCGTTATGAAAAAAGCAGAACAGGAAATATCGGAAGTACGGGTTGTGGGAGATAACTCAACAAATTACAGAGCTCTGGTATCGTCGGATGCTTTAAAAATGAAAACACCTTTACTCCAAATACCGCAAAACATTCAGGTTATCACCAAAGGATTACTTGATGACCAGCAAGCAGTTGATATGTTGGAAAATGTAACCCGAAATACAAGCGGAGCCATGATGATAGAACATTGGGGAACTTTTGCACGCATTAACATGAGAGGGTTTAAACTTCCGGCTTTTAGAAACGGGTTTAACGTGGATTTGCCATGGGGACCATTAACCGAGGACATCTCGCTTGTTGACCGAATAGAATTTGTAAAAGGACCAGCCGGTTTTATGTTGTCTTCAGGTGAACCCGGTGGACTGTACAATGTGGTTACCAAAAAACCACAATTAAACCAAATGAACGAAGTTTCACTACTTTATGGTTCCTTTAACACACTCCGTGCTACTGCTGACATGAATGGAAAGCTAAACGACAACGGCCGCCTGTTATACCGTTTAAACATAATGGGATTAACCAAAAGAGCACATCGCGATTATGAATACAATAAACGATACTCAATTGCACCATCATTAAAATATATCATTAACGACCGCACAACATTAACTGCCGAGTATATCTACCAGCACTCTGAATTGCTGGTGGTCGGGTCTGCTTATGTTTTCTCCCCGGAAGGAATGGGTACCCTCCCGCGGGACTACACTTTGGCGGAACCCAATATTGATCCGACAAACATGCGTGAACACAATGCTTTCCTTACATTTACCCGAGAACTTTCAGATAACTGGGATTTTACAGCAAAAGTTTCTTATCTCGATTATAAAATTTCAGGAAGTTCACTTTGGGCCGATTCGGTTACAACAGCTGGAATTTACCGCTCAATTGGCATTTGGGATGCCATTAGTTTTGCTGAGCAAGGACAGGTTTATGTAAACGGAACGGCTGAAACAGGTCCGGTAAGCCACACCATTTTAGCCGGACTGGATATAGGCAACAAGGAATATTACGCCGACTGGTTTCAGAGCGGACCTTTGGCAGGCCCCGACAATCCATTGACTTACGACAATCCCGTTCATTATGTACCGTCATCAGTAATGCCGGTTTGGGACAGAACTCAAAGTATCAGAAAAAGAGCTTTTGGAAGCTATTACGCCAACCAAAGTCAAAGTTATACAGCCCTTTATGTACAAGACGAGCTTGGATTTTTCAATAATCGTTTACTACTAACACTTGCCGGACGATATACTTCTTTTAATAGTTCCTCCTATGGCGCCGGCACAAGTGATAATGTTTTTACATCACGAGCCGGAGCAAATTTCACCGTCGACAAAAAAACATCAGTTTATGCTTTATACGATCAATCGTTTATTCCGCAATCGGGAACAACAAAAAACGGAAATCCGTTTGAACCGGTTCGAGGCAACGATATTGAATTTGGTATTAAACGAAACTGGGCAGATAATAACTGGAGTTCCGCACTTACGTTTTATGTAATCACCAAAGAAAACGTATTGACGACTGATCCGTCCGATATCAATTTTAGTATTCAGTTGGGAGAAGCTCAATCAAAAGGTCTGGAATTCGATGTTCAGGGTGAAATCACAGAAGGCCTTCAGCTTATTTTAAACTACTCCAACACTAATGTAGAAATAACCGAAGATACCGACCCCAATGTAGTCGGAACCCGTCTTGCGGGCCACGCCCGTCATATGACCAATGGGTGGTTAAAATATAAGTTCAGCAATCCCGCCCTAAACGGATTTGGACTTGCCCTGGGCTATCAGTACCTCGTAGATCGTTCATCCTGGACCTGGTCAGCAGAAAATAAATCGGAGATGCCGGATTACTTTCGACTTGACGGAGCACTGTCGTGGGAAGATAAACAATACTCTATCGGGCTAAATGTTTATAACCTGCTTGATGAGTACCTCTACTCGGGAAGTGCTTATGCCAACTATTATTACTGGCAAACCGAGCCTGGTGTTAACTTCCGTTTAAATGTAAGATATCGCTTTTAA